The window GTCTCACGAGCTACTCCATCTGCCGGTGGAACACTGGCAGATGGAGTACGACGACCGACTGCCCAGCGCGATCGGGCTCGGCTACCCACTTGCGTTGCGCTCGCTGGAGAGACAGCGCAGAACGAGTTGGCACCGCCGGTGGCGCCGTCGCTGGCGGCGGCTGGCCGAGGGGGACGGACACGGCGTGCACTGGGACGCCGACAACGCTGGTGGAGATCTGTCTAAGTTGTACGCGTCTACCATCGAGGACGAGAACACCGTCGCGGTGGCTCTTTCCGGTCCGCCGAGAAGACGTGGCGGCCGGACCGGACGGGAGCTGAACATCGCCTTGCAGTGCGGTGTGCCGATCATCATGTGGCACCGCGGCGAGCCGACCCACGCTGCCTCCACAGCACTACGTGCCTTCCTCGACGGCATCGAGGGCGAACCGATCGTCCACGTGGGCCACGGCGGTGTCGCCGTTGCGCCGGCTGACCTGGATGAACGGCCCGACATCGCCGGCGTCGTAGGGGTCCGGCCGGCCGTCAGTCAGCTCACTGACCTGCGCGACCGGGCTCAGCGGCTGCGGGCGCGGGCCTATCGGATCTCCGCCGCGAGTCAGGATCTGGGCTGGCACCTCGCGCTGATATGGGATGATCCCGACCGGCAGCCAGAGCGGGTGTGGTGACGGCCATTCTTGTGGAGCGGAGGCGGGTAGGTAGTTGACCGAGCGACCGACGTCCGTTTCCGGGCAGAACCCACCTCGGTGGTGGTTGTTCCAGGGCACCGGCGAGCCCCTTTCCGCGGCCGAGCGCACACGGCGGTGGCCGAAGCCGCCACCGTGGCGGGCGTTCGGCGGCGGTCCGGATGTGAAGACTCCCCCGGCCGACCCGGTGGAGAGCAGGCGCCGTCTCGGCACGGTCGCCGCTCGTCAGCTAACGGCCGCCCAGCTGTCCGTCATTAATGCGGCGATCTACCTGCGCCGGCCCCTTCTGGTCACCGGCAGGCCGGGTGCGGGGAAGTCCAGTCTGGCCTATCTGATCGCGCTGGAGTTGGGGCTTGGGCCGGTGCTGCGCTGGCCGGTGACCAGCCGCACCACGGTGCGCGCCGGTCTGTACGACTATGACGCCATCGGACGGGCGGAGGCGATCGCGCAGGCCGGCCACGAGCTGGTCTCGCCCAGCGCGGGGCCTCGGGACGGTACCCATCTGGCCAAGGATGCCGTCCCGGCGGTACGCCGCAAACTGCGCCCGTCCGCGGCTGGTCCGGTCGTGCCGCCGCCGGTGGGTCGATTCGTCACCCTGGGGCCAGTCGGGACCTCGCTGCTGCCGAACACGACGCCCCGGGTGTTGCTGGTCGACGAGTTCGACAAGAGCGACTACGATCTTCCGAACGATCTCCTCACCATCTTCGAAGACGGCGAGTTCGACATCCCGGAGCTTGTCCGGGTGCGTGACGCCGAGCCGGAGGCGCAGGTCTACACCGCCGACCGGGGCGAGACCGCCCCCGTTCACGGCGGCATCGTGCGCGCGCGCGAGTTCCCGGTCGTGGTCATCACCAGCAACGACGAGCGGGAGTTTCCGGAGGCGTTCCTGCGGCGCTGCCTGCGGTTGGAATTCGACATTCCGGATACTGAGGCGCTCGCGGATCTGGTCGCGGCTCATTTCCCACGCGGGTCGGAGGCCTACCAGCAGATCATCGACGAGTTCGTCGCCCGTCGCCGGCAGGGCCTGCTCGCGTCGGATCAGTTGCTCAATGCGGCGCACCTGCTCGACGCCGGCGCTCTCGACGGTGACGAGAACCTGCGCAAGGAACTGTTGGCCGCAATCTGGCGGCGCCTCGATCCCGTGGCCGACGCGGAATGACCGGGTTTGATCCGGCCGGCGACCAGCCGCGGCGCTCGGTGGATCCGCGGGAGCTGGCGGATGCCGTGTGGCTCGCGTCCTATCTGGATCCGGTGCCGTCCCGTCGCGCGGCCGCCCGGCCGGTTTCCGACCGGACCCGGCCGGCCAGACCGGGCCCGGTCGGCCGGACGCCCGCCGTGCCGAAGCCGGGCGCGGACCACGTCGCCGATCTTGCCGTCGTGGGAGACGTCCCCGGCGGTTCGGTCGCCCCCGATGGTTCCGGCGGTCCGGGCAGCCGGCGCTCTCCGGACGCCACGGGCGGGTTGGGCGGACTTGCCTGGGCAGTCACGGAACGAGGCCCGGACCCCGGGGAGGTCGGCGCGGACACCGCTGGCACAGCCGCTGACACTCCGGATGCGTCGAGTGGAGCCAGAGGCCGTGCCCACCGTGGTTCCCGTGGCGCCGATGACGATCTGCTCGACGCATGGTCGGCTGGCCGAATCGGCCCGGCGGCCGACCGGGTCAGCCGATCACCGACCGGTGGTCCCGTGCGGAGAGAAACCGTATGGTCGCCTGCGGTTTATCCGGCTCTGACCGAGCTCACCGGGCAGTGGCGCGGTCTGCGCCGGGCACTCGGCGGTCTGCGCCGGATGGTGGCATCGGCGCACGACGCCGAGGTGGACGACGAGGCCACCGCAGAGTGGCTGGCCAGGGGCAGACCCCGGCCGGTGTACCGACCGGTGCCGGAACTGCGCTACGAGCTTGCCCTGGTGGTCGACGACAACTGGACGATGGCGATCTGGCGCGACCAGATCCGCCGTCAGCTGGCGATGCTGGAGCGGCTGGCGGTCTTCCGCGACGTCGGCGTCTACTACCTCGACACGGACGTCGCCGAGGGATCAGCTCTGCGGTTGCGCGGCACCGCCGGGAGCGCAGGCGAGCCTGGTTTCTCCCCGGCTCGTCTGCACGACCCGTCCGGTCGTCGGATCATCTGGTTGCTCACCGACGGCCTGGGAACAGCCTGGCGGCGCGGTGTCGTGGACCCGGTCCTGTGGGCCTGGGCGCGTCGGCAGCCGACGGCCGTGTTGTCGGTGCTCCCTCGCTCGACGTTGCGTCATGGCTGGCTGGAGGTGTGCCAGCTCGAGGAGTATCAGGATCTTCCCCGGTCTACCGCCGAGGCGGTGCCGCTGCTGGACGCCGATCCCGGATCGATCCGGCGCTGGGCCACCCGGCTGACGGATACGTACCGGGGCGATCCGGAACGGGACGACCTGCCTGTCGTAGTCGTCGGTCCGGTGGCTGAGGATCGTGACGACCGCGGCTTCGACGGCTGGGACGGCGAGAACGAGACTCCGGCCACCCGGAACGGGTCACTCGCGCGCCGCCGGGTGGAGCGGTTTCGCGCGACGGCCAGCCCGGCGGCCTTCGACCTCGCCACGCACTTGGCCGCCACGCCCATCACCCGGTCGATGCTCGGACTGCTGCTGCGCCGAGCGGGACAGTCCCATCGCTCGGCGCTGGCGACGCTGGCCGAGCTGTTCGCGCACGGGCTACTTCGGCCCGTCGAGGGTCTCGGCGGCGACGAGTGGGTCGTCGCCTATGATTTCCTTCCCGGCCTGCGGGAGAGCCTGCTGTCGTTCCTGCGCCGGTCGGACACGATGCTGGTGATGCGTGCCGTCGGGGAACATCTGGGCGCACGGGTGCCGGCGGTGCGTCACCTGGACGCGGCTCTGGACAATCCCGAGGATGCGCCGTTGCCGGATGTGGTCGCCGAGACGGAGCATTTCCTTGCCGTCGAGGCGGCCGCGCTCGGCGCCCTGTCGGGGACCTATCTGCCGCGCCACCGTCGTCTGCGGCTGGCGCTGCTGCGGTATGCCCACGCCGACGGTGCGGGCATCAAGACATCAGGCTCCAGACCACATACCCTGTCCCAGGTGAGCCCCGATGAGGCGTCCGCGCCGCCGCGTCCGCGTACAGGTGCCGCCGAGGACACCCCGGTCTCTGTCACGAGACCTGCCCCCACCATAGGAGAATCCTTGACCTCGACCACCCACGCGCCCTCGCAGGTTGAACGGCGGACGCCTCGTAGGCCCATTATCTGGGGAAATGTCCCGCCGCGCAACCTGCATTTTACGGGTCGGGTCGAGCTGCTGGAGAACCTGCGGGCGCGGATGGCGGAGGGCACGACGGCGGTGCTTCCGGAGGCCCTGCACGGAATGGGCGGGGTCGGCAAGTCCCACCTGGCTCTCGAATACGTACACAAGCACGGCCGAGAGTACGACCTGGTCTGGTGGATAGCCGCGGAGCACGCCGCCCAGATCGGTGCGTCGTTCGTGGATCTCGCCCAGCGGCTGAACCTGCCGGTGAGCAACGAACAGAACACCGCGGTGCCCGCCGTGCTCGACGCGTTGCGGCTTGGGAAGCCGCACGAACGGTGGCTGCTTATTTTCGACAACGCGGAGGACCCGCGCGTCGTGCAGTCCTTCTTCCCGGAGAGCGAGACCGGACGGATCCTGGTCACCTCCCGCAACCCGAACTGGGACGAGGCGGCACGCCCGCTGCGGGTCGACGTGTTCGACCGCGCCGAGAGCGTCGAGCTGTTGCGCAAGCGCATTCGCGAGCTGACCGACGAGGACGCGGACAAGCTGGCCGCCGCGCTCGGCGACCTGCCGCTGGCCGTCGCGCAGGCCGCGTCCTGGCTGGCCGAGACCGGGATGCCCGCGCAGGAGTACCTCCGGCTGTTCGAGGAAAAGCGCGCCGAGCTGCTCAGCACCTCGCCGCCGGCCGGGTACGACCTGCCGGTCCAGGTGGCCTGGGACGTGTCCCTCGACCGGCTCGCCGAGACCAATCCTTCGGCGATGAGGCTGCTGCAGGTGTGGTCCTTCTTCGCCCCGGAGCAGATACCCCGGCAGATCTTCCGGGGCGGCCGTGCCGTGACGACCGTGCCCGACCTGGACGCCGCGCTGCGCGATCCCATCAGGCTGAACGAAGCCATCCGCCAGATCAACAAGTACGCGCTTGCGCTGCTTGATCCGCAGCGGAACACCATCCAGATGCATCGCCTGGTTCAGCGCGTCGTGCAGAGCAGGATGACGTCCGACGAGCAGGCGATGATGCGTCGCGCGGCGCACCTGCTGTTGGCCGTGAACGACCCCGGCGAGCCGGGCGACCCGCGGAGTTGGCGGGACTACGCCGAGTTGTATCCGCACCTCATTGCCAGCAACGCGGCCGAAAGCACCGATCCATGGACGCACGACCTGCTCATCAACGAGGTCATTTACCTCTACAAGTGGGGTGACCACGAGCGCAGCCTGGAACTCGCCCAGAAGGTTCATGACACCTGGGTGACCACGCTGGGCGAGAAGGCGCCGGAGACCTTGCGCCTCGCCGGCTGGCTCGGCTGGATGTACTTCGTTCTCGGGCACTACGAGGACGCCGCACGCACCAACACACGCCAACTGGCGCTCTGCACCGAGGTGCACGGCAACGACCATGTCGAGACTCTGCTCGTGATGGGAAACGGCGTCGTCGACCGGTTGGTGTCCGGTGACTTCGGCGACGCGCTTCGGCTGGCTGAGGACCGGATGGCCCGCGCGATGCGGGCATACGGTGAAGACAATGAGGAAACCCTGAAAGCGGCGCACGACAGGGGCGTCGCACTGCGGTACGTCGGGAGGCCGGAGGAGGCGCGGCGACTCGACCAGGTCACCTGGGATCGCCGCGTCCGGCTGCTCGGCGAATATCATCTCGACACGCTGCTTACGCTGTCGTCCCTCGCGGTAAACGAGCGTGAGCTGGGGAACTACCTCGGGGCGTTGCACCGTCACGAGGAGCACGTAGATCTGCTCATCCAGGCCGTCGAGGGCCGACAGGATCACTACCAGGTGCTGCTGGCACAGGCCCTGCTGGCGGTGGCGCGCCGCAAGGCCGGCCGTCATAGTGAAGCGCTCGAGCTCGCCGAAGATGTCCAGTTCCGTCTGAACCGTCGCTATGGCAAGGACCATCCGCGCACGATCGCCGCCTCGCTCGCCCTGTCGGTGGACCTTCGCCATGCAGGCGAACTGGCCGCGGCGCAGGAAATGTGCGAGGCCGCGCACCGCCGCTACGAGCGTGCTTTCGGTGAGGCTCACCCGTTCACGAGCGCGGCGACGCTCGGCCTCGCGATCATCTTCCGGCTTTCGGGCCGGCCCGAAAAGGCCCATGAGCTCGACGTCGCCGCACTCGCCGCGCTCGAGGCCCGGCTGGGACCCGACCATCCCTACACGCTGACAGCGGCCACCAACCTGGCCAGCGACCTGTTCGCGCTGGGCGATTTCACGCAGGCGCAGGTGAAGGACGTCGACACGTTCGAGCGCTCGCGCCGGGTGCTGGGTGACGAGCATCCGGCGACGCTGGTGCTCGGGGCGAACCTGGCCATGGACCTGCGCGCGGTGGGCCGATCCGAGGAGGGCGAGGACCTGGCCGGGCGCACGGTTCTCGCGCTGGGCCGGGCGCTGGGCACCGATCATCCCGCGACCCGGGGCGCCGCGAGCGCAATACGTAGCGACTGCGACATCGAGCCGCTGCCTTTGTAGGGCCAGAGGCGCGACTCGATTCCACGAGAGTCGCGCCTGGTCTCCGTGCGCGGTCGGCGCACGAAGCTCGACTTGATCAGGACAACTGTCGGCCGATCCACGCTGCGAGAGCCACCGGCGGGGGGGCCGGGGCGCCATCGGTGGCGATGACTCTTGCCACCGCGGCCACCACCTCCGGCCGCTCCCGCAGTGCTTGCGCGCCGGCAGCCGCGTCCTCATCGCCTCGCACAGAGCCCAGCACCCGCGCCAAACCGGTCCAGGCGCCGGCCCGGGGGCGCCGGTGGGCGAGCTCGGCCAGGTAGGCGGCGTGGGCCTGGCCGCGCCAGCCGGCGAGCAGCGCGAGGTCGGCCGCGGCGGCGCCGGGCACGCCTGGGGGTTTCCGCGCGGCCAACGAGCGCAACCGCTCGCGGTCGGTCAGCCAGATCCGCGTGGCCGCGGCGAGGCCATCGAGATCACGCGCCGTCGGATCGGGCGTAGTCGCCTGCGGCGCGTACCACGTGCCGCGGCTCGCCGCGTATGGTCGCAGCGGTGCTGGAACTCCCGCCCTCCAGGCGTCGGCCAGCTCCGCGACGAGCTCGCCCGGCGGAAGCAGGTGGTGGATCCGCCAGCGGTCGTGGTGGTCGCGCGCGGCTGCGACGGCAAGCTTTTCCAGGTCGTGGGGAACGGGCTCATGCAGCCAGCCGGCCACCGTTGCCGCCACGCCGTCGAAGAATCGCGCGCCAAACGACGCGATCCGGCCGTCCGCGCGCAGCCGGCGAAGCGCCGAGTGGACCCGGCGCCGGCACAGCGCGAATTCGAAGTACGCCCTGGCTGCCTGCACCCCCGTTTCCTGGTGGGCCCGCCGGCGCCAGAATCCAGCGACACCGTAGAAGGCGAAGGTGCCCTGGGCGAGGCTGACCAGTGGCCGCGGATCGTCCCGCCAGGGCGCGTAGAACACCTGGTCGTCGAGGGAGTCCGCGTCCGCGTCGACCAGGTCCGCCAGGTGCATGAGGACGCCGAGCTGGGCGTGGTGGAACTCGTGCACCAGCGTGGCGGCGAGCGCCTCGGCATCGTCCGGCTCGGATACCACCACGGCACCGAACGCGTCGCCCGAGGACGCGCTGAACGACCGGAACTGTCCCTCCCCGGGGAGCGGAACGATCGTCATGGTCGCTGCCGCCAACGCGCTCGCCTGAGCTGGGTCGGTCGCGCGCAGCAGCTCCCACGCCTCGTCGAGCAGCGACTCCCAGCGTCCCAGCGTCCTGCGCGGCGTGGGCGCCGGGCGGGCACGAACGCCGGCCAACATGCGATGCGGACTGGAGTCGTCGAGATCGATCAACAGTCTGTCCGTCGGCGGACCGAGCCGCAGCCACGACGTCGACCGCCAGGTCGCTCCGCCCGAGTCGTTCGGCGGTGCCTTCCGACCAGTGGTGGGGCCGGCGCGCCACCGCGGTGCGGCGACCCAGAACGCCCCGTTCTCGGTTCCGACCACCACCGGTTCCCACACATCGCGATAGGGACCGCGGGCGCAGCCGAGCGTCGGCAGCGGCACGTGCCCCAACCAGGCGGGAACCGCCAGCCGCGCGTGAATACCCGCCCGCACGGCCGCCGCGGCGGCGATCGCGTGGAGATACCCAACGTCGGCCCACAACGGGGCATCGGCGGGGAACCCGAGTCGCAACCGGCGCAGCACATACGCGGCCCAGGCGCCGACCTGAGGGCGCTCGATGACGAAGGCGACCTGGTCCGAATCCGCCTGTTCCGCCGCTGTCAGGACATCCCAGGCCTCATCGACGCCGAGCAGTGGGCCGGCCGCCGTCTCGCCGTTGGCCCGCGCCTCGTCCAGCGCGGCGCGCAGCAGGACGGCCCGGTGGTTGCGCTCGGCAGCCCGCAGCAGCGCGCCGGATACCGCGTCCGGCCGGCCCGCCGCAATCTGGTCGACCATCGCCCAGGGCACCTGAAGCCCTACGACGGCACGCCCCTGAGAGAGTGGCGGGGCTGGCGACGGTTCGACCATCGTCAGTCGAGCCGCCGGCTTGCCGTGCTCAGCCGGTCGTCCGTTGTCCTGATCCGTCTCGTGATGCGGGTGAGCCCGGCACGCAAGGCCTCGTCGTCGTACTCGCGAAGCTCGGTCAACGACAGCTGCGTGAGGTCAGGGATGTCTGACGTGACGACGTCGTCCACCACAGCCACAGCCGGCTCCTTTCGCAGGCCTTGGCCCGAGATGTGGGCGCCGCCGCTCTCTCGACGTGAGCCTGATGACAGGCAGTACTGATGGAACGGGCGGCTGTGTCACGAAGTGTCGCACATCGTGTCGCTAGGTGAGATGAAATGTCGCGGCAGAGTCGCGGTTAAACGCGCATGGATGGGACTCGGGAGATCTACGGTCATGTGCGTTGAACCGGTGCGTCGACGCATTGCGATGGATCGCCCACAGCGTTGTCGGAACGTCCCACCAGGTCCGCCGAGGTCCTTGGCCGGTCGGGCGTGTCGACGGATGGCGGGTGATCGGCGGTAGCGTGGCGCTGTGACGTCCGGCCGCGCACCCATCTCCGCGGGTGCCGTGCTGCGTGCTGTACCTGACGACGCTGGCCGAGGCGATGAGGCCGGCGAGATGGCCAGCACCGTGCCACCCGGCGACGGAATCTCAGAGCAGGACGCGCCGGCCACCGCTGGCGGGGCGTCTGGTCGTGCCCCGGACGGGCTGCTCACCGGTCGCAGTGGCCGCTCCGACGCGTTCGTCGTCGAGCTGGAGAACTTCAGCGGCCCGTTCGACCTGCTGCTCTCGCTCATCGCCAAGCACAAGATGGACGTCACCGAGGTGGCGCTGGCTCAGGTCACCGACGAGTTCGTGGCGCACATCCGCCGGCTCGGCGACCGGTTCGACCTCGGGCAGGCCACCGAGTTCCTGGTGATCGCCGCGACCCTGCTGGACCTGAAGGCGTCCCGGCTGCTGCCTTCGTCGGGCAGTGAGACAGACGACGAGGATCTGGCCCTGCTCGAGGCACGTGACCTGCTGTTCGCCCGCCTGCTCCAGTACAAGGCCTACAAGGAGGCCGCGGCGATCTTCCAGACGTTGATGACGCTGGAGGCGCGGTACACCCCGCGGGCGGTGCAGCTGGAGCAGCGCTACGCCGCGGCGCTGCCCGAGGTACAGATCACCATCGGCCCGTCGGAGCTGGCGGCGCTGGCGGCGAAGCTGCGGGAGCCGGTGCTGCCGCCGCTGGTCGCCACCGACCACGTGCACGCCCCACGGGTGAGCGTCCGCGAGCACATGCTGGTCGTCATCCAGCGGCTGCGGGAGCTGGGCGTCGCGTCGTTCCGGACGCTGTGTGTCGGCTGCCAGGAGACGATCGAGGTCGTCGCCCGGTTCCTGGCGCTGCTGGAGCTGTTCCGGGAGGGTCGGATCTCCTTCGAGCAGGACACGCCGCTCGGAGAACTGCTGGTGCGCTGGTCCGAGCAGCAGCCGGAAAATCCAGATGTGGGCGGCGGTCTGGCCCCGGTCGCGGAGCTGGTCGCCCGTAGCAGCTTCGACGAGGACGAGGACAACGCGGACGAGGATCGCGTGGACGACGAGGAGGGACGTTGACCGAGGGCACCGGCGAGACCGAGGACGGCATCCCTCGGCCGCGGATCACTTCTGAGGAGCTCCCCGAGCCGTCAGCCGACGTAGCAGGCACCGGCAGCGGCGTCGGCACTGCCGAGCCCGCCGGCACCGCCGATGCGCCGGACGGTGTCGAGGAGGTGACGGCCGACACGCCGGCCGCGGTCGACCCGCCGGTCTCCGGCTCGGTGGAGGCGGCAGGCGAGGCTCCGGCTACGGACGTCACGGACGTCACGGACGCGGCGGGCATCGCGGACGACCTCGACGCGGCTGGCCGACCGCCGCTGCGGATGCTCGTCGAGGCGGTCCTGATGGTCGCTGAGAAGCCGGTCGGTGTAGCCGAGCTCGCGACCGGCCTGGCGGCGCCTGCGCTGGACGTCGAGCAGGTGCTCGCCGAGCTCGCCGGCGAGTACCGCCGCGACGGGAGGGGCTTCGACCTGCGCCACGTCGGCGGCGGCTGGCGCTTCTACACGGCGGAGGACTGCGCGCCGTGGGTGGAGAAGTTCGTGCTCGCGGGGCAGATGTCACGGCTGTCGCAGGCCGCGCTCGAGACCCTCGCGGTCGTCGCCTACCAGCAGCCCGTCAGTCGCGGCCGGATCTCGGCGGTGCGCGGCGTCTCCGCCGACGGCGTGATCCGGACGCTCACCGCTCGGGGGCTGGTCGAGGAGGCCACCACCGACCCGGAGACCGGCGCGATCCTCTACCGGACGACCGACTACTTCCTGGAGCGGATGGGCCTGCGCTCGCTGGACGAGCTCCCGCCGCTGGCCCCGCTGCTGCCCGGCATCGACGACCTCGAGGACATCATCGCCCCCTGACATCCATCACCCCATCGGTGGGCGGGGCGCCAGCTATGGGGAACGCCGTGATGAACTGGAAGGGGTGACCCGCGGGCGACGAGGCCGGCGGGCGCGGTGAAGGACTGTGGTGGAAGTGGAAGCGGTGGCGACGGTGGTCGAGACGGACAAGCCCGAGGGGATCCGGCTGCAGAAGGTGCTGGCGGCGGCCGGGGTCGGCTCGCGCCGGCACAACGAGGAGCTGATCGACGCCGGCCGGGTCCGCGTCGACGGGAAGGTCGTCCGTGAGCAGGGCCGCCGCGTCGACCCGGAGACGGCGGTCATCGAGGTCGACGGCCAGCGGGTCGTCACCAGGACCGGGCTGATCCATCTGGCGTTGAACAAGCCGCGCGGCGTGCTGTCGACCATGTCCGACGACCAGGGGCGCCCGACGGTCGCCGACCTGCTGACCGAGTTCGGGTCACAGGCCGGCCTGTTCCACGTGGGCCGGCTCGACGCCGAGAGTGAGGGCCTGCTGCTGGTCACCAACAACGGCGACCTGGCGCACCGGCTCACCCATCCGTCCTACGGCGTGCCCAAGACCTACCAGGTCGAGGTGAACGGCCCCCTCCGCAAGGAGACGCTGCGCTGGCTGCGGATGGGCGTGCAGCTCTCCGACGGGCCGGTGCGGGCGGACAACGTGCGCGTCATCGACCAGGCCGGTTCCCGGGTGCTCATCGAGCTGGTGCTGCACGAGGGCCGCAACCGGGTCGTGCGCAGGTTGATGGACGAGGTCGGCCATCCGGTGCAACGCCTGCTGCGTACCGAGTTCGGCGTGGTCCATCTCGGCAACCTGCGCTCGGGCCGTGCCCGTCACCTCACCCGCTTCGAGGTCGGCGCCCTGCACAGCGCCGTCGGCCTGTAGCGGTGACCGGTGGTCCCGCTGTGCCCGCCGAGCCAGCTGTGCCCGGCGAGCCGGTCGCCGGCCGGGCGACGGCGGCGAAGCCACGCGCGACCGGCGTCGCCGCGGCGGAGCTGCCGCGCCGCGTCGGCATCGTCGGGTCCGGCCTGATCGGCGCCAGCATCGGGCTCGCGCTGCGCCGTGTCGGCGTGGAGGTGCTGCTGCGGGACACCGACCCCGAACAGGTCAAGCTCGCGGACGCGATGGGCGCGGGCACTCTCTGGCAGGGCGAGCACGTCGACCACGCCGTCATCGCGGTGCCGCCGCACGCGATAGCTCCCGAGCTGCGCGCCGTCCAGCAGGCCGGCCTCGCCGTCACCCTCAGCGACGTCGCGAGTGTCAAGAGCCGGCCGATCGCGGAGGCGGTCGTCGCCGGCGTGGACCTGACGACGTGGTGCCCGGCGCACCCGATCGCCGGCCGGGAGCGAGGCGGCGCCGCCTCCGCGCAGGCGGACCTGTTCGCCGAGCGGACCTGGGTGCTCTGCCCGATCCCGCACACCTCGGCGGCGGCCGTCGCCGCGACGGAGGCGCTCGCCCGGGCCTGCGGCGCGCTGCCGGTGCGTGCCACCCCGGACCGGCACGACGAGGCGATGGCCACGCTGTCCCACCTGCCGCAGGTGGTCGCGAGCCTGCTCGCCGCCGCCACCCCGCGGCTGGCGCCCGGCGAGATGGCGCTGGCCGGTCAGGGGTTCCGGGACACGACCCGGCTCGCCGAGTCGGACCCGGCGCTGTGGTCGTCGATCCTGGAGGGCAACCGCGGGCCGGTC of the Pseudofrankia saprophytica genome contains:
- a CDS encoding prephenate dehydrogenase — protein: MPGEPVAGRATAAKPRATGVAAAELPRRVGIVGSGLIGASIGLALRRVGVEVLLRDTDPEQVKLADAMGAGTLWQGEHVDHAVIAVPPHAIAPELRAVQQAGLAVTLSDVASVKSRPIAEAVVAGVDLTTWCPAHPIAGRERGGAASAQADLFAERTWVLCPIPHTSAAAVAATEALARACGALPVRATPDRHDEAMATLSHLPQVVASLLAAATPRLAPGEMALAGQGFRDTTRLAESDPALWSSILEGNRGPVSAHARRLAAELGALADALDHASEASVTKVVTDIMERGRTGRAQLPSKAGGRAGRPWGWVGVVLDDRPGQLAALLTAVGGWGVNLEDVAPFEHSLEAPAGVVELAVAPDEAGELVDRLTAAGWAAYRRS